The Phoenix dactylifera cultivar Barhee BC4 chromosome 12, palm_55x_up_171113_PBpolish2nd_filt_p, whole genome shotgun sequence genome includes the window ttttcagtgcTGCCTTATTGCTTCATCTATTTTGCAAAAGTAATGCAACTTCAACAATATGTTATTTGTATCAAAGGAACCTTATTCTCCCAGTGGCTTGCTATGCTATTGTAGCTATGGTAAGACAACATGCAACAAGTTAGTTTTCCCTGGAAGAACAACTAATCAATAATCGTGATCGAGACTTGAAGGTCAAACTTCATTGACAAATAATACAACTTCTCGTTATAGGAACTCAAATCAGGAAGTCATCATGAACTAGATGCTTGAGAGTTGAAACTGTGCAAACCAATATAGTAATCATGATTTAGAGTATGACAATAGATAGTGAAGGATTGCACCCTTGTTTGTCATTGCAATTGAGTTACTAAACTTCATGGAATTATACTCAGAAAGTTTCTAAGCATCCTAGATTGCATGAATTAAAGATAAAACCAATCAAGCATCCATATCTAACAACTACCCTTTAAGTCTTCATGGTAGGCCTCTGTATTGCCAAAAACTACCTTGACTCAGAATGTGACATGAATTCATGGCAGTAACATCCAGGTGACAATCAGTTGTCAAAATCTCTTTTATCCATCCATGGACCCTTATCGAATTAAAGCAATATTCTTATAGCCAAACCCATTTTGATGAGATATcttggatgatgatgatgaccctTGTGGTGGGGAGAtattttaatgattttaatATACCAAGCACAAAAAGGTGAATATTGTTGTTTGAAAATTGAAACTTCATGATTATATCTAAAAGTGATAGAATATGAGGGCAAGATGAAAACTACCAGCCCAAAGAAGATGGGAAAGTACTTGAGATTTACTTCTACTCACACATGCTTGTATTCTTTTTTTCCGGTAACTTTGTATTCTTTTTCCAAGGCATAAATAAAACTTCTGCTAAAAATAACGTATTGATATGTGGTGAATAGTCCTTAAGAATGATCTGCAAGAAAATTTCTTCAAAGATGACGGATTATAATTTGCTATTAAGAAAGTTCCACAGTAAAGATTTGTTATAGTTAAATATAATGTTAGCTTGATTTTGATGCTTACTAAAAGGCTATTCCTAGAAAAGGAAAGCTCAATAGAGCATGtattttatcaaaatcaataGTAAACATAATTATTATCGGATTCTTACATTTTGATTCACCCAAAACACATAAGTACTCATGTTTTATTTTGATATAGATATAATTCACTGACAATATAAATCACCTAGAAGTTTCATTTATTGTAAATACAGAAGAAGAGAAATTAAAATGACATTGTTTACAGCCACTAAAGTTTACTTTTCCTTGTACAAGCATgttttatatccatttagttcatAAAGCATgttttatatccatttagttcattGCGATGGAAGTCTATGTTAAGATCAGAAACTTAAATGGATGACTAGAATAACATTTGATTTGATTTCCTTATTTTCTTATAaagttaagaaaaataatatttattacttattgaacattattaaTGAACTTAAGGATTTGGAAATTTAATTTCATTCATATAAAATGAAAATTTAAGAATAATTTGTTTTCTAGAACATTGCATGTGATTGGTGCAATTTGCTTTCCAAGATTCAGGATGGAATCGAAGGATTGATCAAGAAGAGCCTTCCAAACAAGCATACAGATATAATGATTTGAAAGGAGATATATGGAAAGAAATTCCTTGTGCTCTTGATCAAGATGCTTTTCTTTAGGAAGCTTGCAGTTATACTGGGAAAATCTTGCTTTTATTTGTTCAAAAATAATGTCAGATGATGTCTTTGATCATAAAATGGGACAGACAAAAAGTGAAGATGAAGTTATGGGCGATTAACAGGAACTGATTCGCATTTTTATCTATTGTCTATGGCACTGGTTTTACCATAGGCAATTAATATTTCGATGATGTGGGGTGTTATTTACTACTATAAATATTtctcatatttatttatgttttattgccattaaaaACAAAGGGTTAATCATCACAGGTACTGTACCTTAACAAGGATATTATTTAGATAACTCTGAGACCTATCAAGCAACCAACTCTGAGACCTAGAAGCAACCTAAGCAAATGATGAGAGAAGCTAAATTACATACTTGGAAATTTTAGAAAAGCAGGCAAAAGGCCACATGCCATATTCGATGTCATATCACAAAATAACTTGGAGAGTTGCAACATCAGGTAAAAGACATGGGTTAAAGGTCTAGCCTGTGAGAGCATAAGCACATGTCATTTGCACACATTTGCACATCATAAGTTTGCAAAATTCCTTATTGCCATCAAATACATTCTTTTTCATTTAAAATACTAAAGAAATTGAGAGACTTTAGTTCATAGTATACAGAATGTGAGCTGGGGGCATATAACAGCCATCCCAAAGAGCCACTAGAGTGGAAAGCAATCAAGAAGAGGAGAGATatagaagaaatgaaaaaagatCAGAGAAAGTCAGAGAACTTCTGGTTACAATTCCCCTCTTAATATCAGTGAGTTTCTTAAAGGTATTCTTATTGGTGGAATCTCTCAAACAATATTTGCATGCAGACAAGCTAAGTTTGGtgcaaagaaattaaaattctaCCATGTGGTTTTCTTAGCAAATCATGGTGGATGCAAAGGATGtcaaaaataaaacaatatgaacctTCTCCATTGAAGATTTGAACTGCAATGGTTGAAAATTCAAAAAGTTTGATGGCTACTCCCATGTACAAGGATACGTAACAATACATGCATGCACCCACAAAGGCACGCATGCACGCAGGCGCATGCGCACAAACAAAAGGCTTGGCTCTAAAACCTAAGAAGGCATAAAACCCAACGAAATATCAGCCCTGTCCATGGGATATGTGCTCTTGATGCACATATCCCATGCATAATCGATATGCTTTTCTTGGAAGATCCATAACTATCCCAAAACTCCGTACCTCAAACTACAGATATGAGATCCCAGCTAGAATTAAAACAGCCCACAACCCTTGTTATTTCCACATCACAAGAATGAGAGTTTCATTTGCAAGGTCATCAATTCTTGGTGATGACccaaaaattttcataaatcTTTCTTGACCAATTGCAAGAAAGATTCTGAACAATTgactcaaaaattaaaaaaaaaaaaaagcaagaacaACGTACATGCAAACCTTATCCACCTACTTCCATTTTTTTCTTGGGTTATCAAAGATTTGGATCTTTTCTAGAAAAACTAGTCAGAAGAATAGCTACATTTTTCTTGGTACCAGAGTTACTAAATCAACTGTGATACCATACCTAGCCATCCAGCCTTTTCCCAGCTATTTAGGGTCAGCTACTATACCCACTTTGATACGTGTGTGTATatttacatgcatgcatgcatacacatGTCTAACATTTGTTACTTTATGAACTCGAGTGATGAAATCTAAATATTAGCTAAATTATCAGAGGATAATTAGAAACACAGATCTTGCTCAGGGCATTAGTAAGGATAGGAAAAGAAATACCGAAGGTTTGTCAAATGAGAAATTTCTAGCTGGTTTGTCAAATGAGGTTTGTCAAATAAAACACAGATCTCATATTGGAAATGCATGTGCATcgaaggcctacagaaattctTGGTAGTTCTCTAGCTTGTCATACAATAGATTAGAAAAATTATCGACCTATAAAGTGATTAAATAAGTATTCTTGAGTCAAATTAGATGACAAAGGTTGGTTTGCATTCATGCATTAAAAGAGGTATGGTGGACATAGATTAAGATCGGTGACAAGTATCCTTGGTAGTATGGTCAAATATTGAAGCTTCTTACTTGggaaattttatttcattagcTAAATAATTCAAAAgcaagaaaaatccaaaaaatgcattttttttttgtccactTAGAGATAGTACatgataataaaaatataatgattTGGTGGGCATTGCGAAGATTATGCAGAGATAATTACAAACAacttaaaaagaaaaggagtagACAATAAGCAATGTGCTAAAATCTCTGACCTCCTAGTTGTTATTTGTTTTACATAAGGAGAAGAGCTTTCAGGATGTGAACTACATAATCAAGTGCTTGCTCCTCTATTCAAGGTGGCATTTTTTACCTTCTAAAATCGATTACAGGGAATGTGTTCACAATCAGAACACATTCACAAACAACTATACCTGTCACAAATCTCTCAACCAAATAAAGCAATACAAGATTTTGAGTTTAGCCTGATAAATGTAGGGGAATATTCGGTCTAAGCTTTAGAGGAGTGCAAATTAACAGAAGCAAGTCATAGGACATAAGATTTTTAATCTTTTGAAGTAAATATACATTCACCAACAATATGTCTAAGTAAATATCCAATTCAAAGTACTTTgttgcactctcacttcagaAAATTATGCAAACACTTAATGCATGTCAGATGAAGTGCTCATGTATTCTGTAAAAATCGGATGAGTAAAGTATGCATCTGTGTGCCAGGAATCTGATTTTTGAAGAACCACTTTCTCAACATTGAGTTTTACATAACTTAATCATTGATAAAGTCAAACTATGACAAATTGCCGGAATAAATACATTCATCTTATTGTTAAAAATCTTGGTTCATGATTCAACATCATACCAAATCTTAAGCACAATGAGTCAAGAAATCAAAAGTTTCTGCATTGAATATAGGaatcataattttcaaatgcaCTGATCTTAGATAACCTACAAATAAAGAATAAGAGACTACCACTAGAAATTTGTGTTTGATGATATGGAATACCAAATACTCATGAATAAGGCTACATCCATCAAAATCCTAAAagacaaaaatgaaaaaatatacCTTCTGTTTCTTCAGTCTCACATTTTCCTCTTCCAGACGAGAAACCTTGATTTCTAGTTCATTTGTGTAGGCCTAGCATAACAACACAAACCTTTATTAGATAATGAATGATTGGATAAAAGTATAATAAATACCAAAGCATCGTATACCACATCATAGcagactgaagaaaggtgaaccAAAAAACAAGCCTTAAAAAAACATAAAGTGGAGCCCAACCTGCTTCCTAGCTCTTGAACGGGCAGCAGACTCCCGATTCTTAATCATCCTCTTCTGCCTCCTCTCCACTAATCTGTCCGTCCCGTCCCCTGAAGCTGCTCGTTTACGACCTGGCGGTGTCTGTGGATCGGAGAGCGCCCCCAATCGAGGAGATGAAATGTTCATCTGGCCATCAGGGAAGACAGCGTCCAAAATGGGGCTGGTGCCAAGACCCAAAGGCTGGGGGACCGGACAGCTCGGGACATAAGCACCCATCATGCTTTGCTGCCCCTGCTGATGCTGATCCATGGCAGACATCTGATGATATTGCTGCAACCAATGTGCTCCCTGTCCAAAATCCTGCAGCCCAGCCGCTGGATTGGCACTTCCAACAGGACCCACATTCCCCATAATATCATTCACATCCTTAGCACAGCCCTCCACAACCACCCCAGCCTTCACCAGAAAGTCCTCCAGTGTCATCTCTCCAAGTGTCGACTGCCTCTCACAACCTGATCTCTGCTCCTTGTTGCTCTTCTGCTGCCCCTGCTGGATATCTCTCCACAACTCATCCACCGTCTTCTTGCTTAGGGCCTGTGGCATGGTAATGCTTCCCTGGCGCTGGAGGCCAGAACTAGAGGTATATTGGCTGGTGGCGGTGTCAAGGTCCATTCCCATGGGTTGGTTGCCCTCTGGGAACACGCTTTTGAGGAGCTCATCAAGGTTCATGCTGACTAAGGGTTCACCCAAGTGGCTCTGGACCTCATTGAGGGTAAGGCTATAAAGGGAGCCTTGCCTCGCCAAGCTCTGAATCTGGGATCGCTGCCCTCCACTGCCTCCACCACCCTGCGACGCCATTGTCTGAATCCTCATTCACCGACTCCTCAACCAAATCTCAGCAGTCAGAGCCTCAGGCCCAGACCCCACATGCAAAATCTCTGCGAACtccaaaatacaaaaagaaccTAAAACGCACGAAGAagtcttctcttttcttctgaaGTTCCTCTTTTTTGATAAAATCAACAACAAACACCTTCTATCCTTCCAAACCCCTAATCTGCAAATCAAAAGAACACAACTCAGAAAGAGCTTCCAATAAAACAAACCTAGTGATCCTGAGAACTCGGCTGAAAAGACTTCATCTCTGACTACCATGAAAGAACTCAAGATGCCCCTAAAAAGAGATTCCCGGAACTAAAAGGGGCTGAAAGTTTTCATCGATTCCAatacccaaaaatatttttaaaacccTAACAATGCCCACCTTCCCACATCGAACCAATCCCTTCAAAATCCCAATCCAATCCCCAATCCCAAAACCCAAAACCAGAACAATCCCATCAGGAATTCTAACCAGAACATGTTAAAACGGACCAAATATCTCATTTCAAGAAAAGAAGCAAGggttcaaaaaagaaaagaaaagaaaaccccCCGAAAGGGAAAAGACTGCACTGAAAACAACCCCGCGGAACCGGAATTCAATCCCATAGGCGTAAAAGGAGATTGAGGGCATCTAATTTGGAAGAGAAACAAGAAAATCCAACAAGGCCCATCACCCAACACGCGACCTTGCCCCTCCCAAAAAGGCCTCTGGGAACAAGAACTATCATGCCCtcaatcttttcctttttcttcccccGAAATTTCCACCCCCAAAGAACCTGTAGAAGAACCCAAAATGCCAGAAATTCTGACCCCAAATAAAGCAAATCCAAAAATCTCTTCGTACTCACCAGCACTCATTCTCCTTGTTTTCCTCCAATCGAGTCGCGGTGAGAGGGAGCgacgatgagagagagagacccaagaACCAAATGCCCATAAACAAAACCTATGATTTCGGCCGCGGTAATGCTGAGTTTATATATTCGAGGGAAGGGACTACTTGGGGCGGGCCCCACCAAGGTGGACTTTTGACTTGTCGTCTTCACCAGAGATCCTACGTATCCAATGGGACTTGGGTACTGTAGCTTGGTCAGAAGGTGACGTCGTTGGTCAACGTAGGGATATGGCTTCCAAGATATTTGTGAGGGTTAGGGCTTTCTGAAGACATGTTAAGATCTTGACATAGATAATCGGGGTGCATCCTGTCGACTTGGTGGCCCTGCTCCAAGATCAAGCTCTTGTGACATGACGAAATCAGCAAAtcttatcacatctaattggcgAAAAAAGTGATTCGCTTAAGTTTTGATATAGAGAAATGTCGATGTCTGCGATGGTACAAAAAGATATATAGCCAATTTTCTCATCATCTATATCTATGCTATATCTTtgtcattttaaatatttcaatATCTTTATGTGCTCACGGTAGTTGCAAGGTGCTATGGTGCATGAAAAATCAATGgattttttgtttcttcttctccattctcTGCTTATGTTACAGCTCTAATCTTATGTTGACTTCTTCGTTGCAATGAAATGATGGGGGCTGATTAAACTTCTGCATaaagttataaataaatagcatTGTTTTGACGCACAAATGCGTTGATGTAATCAGAAATATCACCAATAATATTGAGGTAATAATGTAACAGTGTTGTTAAAAATCGAATCATTATCTCAAGCATCAAAAAAGAAATAGCGTAGCAACTATAGATTTGTAATGCTTTGCATCGGAGTCTATTGTTTCTTGCAAAACTTCGTAAAGCTAGCATCTGGGCTTTCAAATAAATGGAGAGTAATTTTACTATTCCAACAAATTGGAAAGGAGCCAATGAAGGAGAAAATAGAATTGGTGAAAATAATAACCAAGGGCCGAACTAATGTTCCCTTCCACAAAACCTTAAGCCACTTCAACAGTTACAGGCCAATAGCTAAGATCTGGATTTGATCCATCCACGTTGATGGCTCAGGACTAGTTGATTTCGAGTAAGATCTACAAAGCATTACATGTGAACGCCCAGATGTTTCTTGTGTAATCTTTTTTTTGCCTCTAATTGGGTCCGGTCAGATCTGATCACATCTTGTGTCAAATCCATATACAAACTTGTTGGAAATCTTGGTTTAGATTTGACCTCAGTATTCAACAGTATATTGTAGTAGGGCATATGTGTTAGGTCTAGTGCAATTTGATTAGATGAGGCCCAGATACCTTGCTTTGCTACCTTTAACCCACTTTTTAAGTCAAGACAATGCCTTCAATGCATGACTTGAGTGGTTTCAGATTCCCTTATATCTTAGACATCAGCTTTTGTTGAACTTAGGAAAGCCTTCCTTTCTATTGCAATCTTATGATGGTGGGAGTGGGTGGGAGGCCCCATACTTTGTTTTATGCATCAATGCATACTCTGTAAAGCAGACTAAAGGACTCATCTTTTCTTATTTAACATTCAACCATCTTGTTACCATAGTCTAttgaattctacgatcggaGTTATGTGACATACATGTAAAGTAATTGGCAAATCAATAGatcatttttctttgaaaaaaaccttttttttttggttggagtACTTACTCTTTTCTATTGTGGAGTCTATTGTGTTTGGCACATTGGATCTAATATTTGGCACCTACTCTCTAACTACTTACTCTTGAAGCAAGTCCGGGGTTCAAATCGTAATAGCAAAATGGTAATGACCTGTGATTGCTAGCTCAGTTTGACATGAGATTGAGCTAGGAATCCGACCATGTATGATTGAAATTTTgcagtaaataaataaagcttCGACCTTGAGGGAAGTTTGGATGATATGTTTGCACCAACATAGTTGAATTATTTTTTCATGCTTAAGAATTTAGCTAGAAAATCATAAGCGATAAAGGTAAATATCATCTAAGCAATTAGATGCACTTATAAACAAATTGTAGTTGGATTAGCTTAACTTTTAACAGTgtaaattaaccaattaaaaggAAGAATCATGTGCTACAGTTATGTTCCTCTCAAGATTCCTTTAATTCCAGAGTGATGCAAGAGTTTATTTCACTTTATCTCAACTACTTGCTTTTGCTTTGGTTGTCTATTTTCCACATATCAAATGTATCTTTTGGAAAGACAGTAATTTGAAAGGAAAAGGAAGGAGCACCATTCAGACCTTTCTACATTAAAAACccaaaaagttaaaagaaagaatAGTTTCCCTTAATTTACCCATCCTAGAAAAAAGTGATTATAATAATTAGAGTGTGATCAGAGATCATGCTAATTAATGACGTTTGGCAATAACCTAACCTCTCAGAATTACATGAGCCCTTATGCATCCATTCCCAAATGAAGCTTACACCATCATCCATCTTTAGGGAGGATTTAAAAATTGTGATGAGATGCTATTGAACATCAAGTATTCAAACTCATTATAGAAAATTAAGGGTACATCTTGCATGCAATTGCCAAATGTCAATTATCAAGTCTATGTGATGAAGTTGATGACATTTTTTCAGAAAGACTAATAAATAATGCACTTGCTTGTCTACCATCTTGCATCTAACCAATCTCATCATAGAATATAATCTCATGCATTCATGTCCATTGTGACGATTATAAGCGTGTATACAAGAGATGCGTGACCTTATCAAACATATCACAATCTTCTACTTATTTTTTCCATTGTATGAGTGCTATAATTAAACTAGTGACAAGGAGGGGACAGAACCCAACAAAAATGCTAGTATTCAATGCTAGGGTCTGCAAATCCATCATACTTCTGacatatttaaaattttctaaatCTTTAGTTCCCAGTACGAATTCCTCGCTCCTCCCAATTGGGCACAGGGAGCTCAATGTAAACCAAGGAAGCTGCCTTCATGTCCCCTCTTGTTGTTAAAAGAACCGCCAAATATAATTATACTGCTTGTTGCTTCCATGCCAAGGGACCATTCACAATTCTATCAGAGTCTCCACCCCCCACCCTCGGGtaaaaaagaatgaaagaaaagaaaggaaaagaatccAGGTTCCATCAAAGCATACTCTCTCCCTAGAAAATTTCTCTCTCTTAAGAGCTTCTTTCTCTTCATGAACTCCAGTAAaatttctcctctttctcttcatgAACAACAGTAAAATTTTCGGGGTTGCAGGAATCTCCTTCAGGTATTAAGAATGATGAGTGGAAAAGCTATGCAAATTCTAGATCCTTTGTTTTAGAAAATATTAAGTGGA containing:
- the LOC120112717 gene encoding ABSCISIC ACID-INSENSITIVE 5-like protein 2, producing MRIQTMASQGGGGSGGQRSQIQSLARQGSLYSLTLNEVQSHLGEPLVSMNLDELLKSVFPEGNQPMGMDLDTATSQYTSSSGLQRQGSITMPQALSKKTVDELWRDIQQGQQKSNKEQRSGCERQSTLGEMTLEDFLVKAGVVVEGCAKDVNDIMGNVGPVGSANPAAGLQDFGQGAHWLQQYHQMSAMDQHQQGQQSMMGAYVPSCPVPQPLGLGTSPILDAVFPDGQMNISSPRLGALSDPQTPPGRKRAASGDGTDRLVERRQKRMIKNRESAARSRARKQAYTNELEIKVSRLEEENVRLKKQKELEKILFSVPLPEPRYQLRRTSSAPF